One genomic region from Epinephelus fuscoguttatus linkage group LG8, E.fuscoguttatus.final_Chr_v1 encodes:
- the trim35-28 gene encoding tripartite motif containing 35-28, whose amino-acid sequence MADSMDEEMPEETLPMQQDLTCPVCQGVFRDPVLLPCTHTFCRECLQRSFQFNRKCPVCREVFKEEDPIANRALSSACETFLKESSLRTNRKRPTNENNCRLHLKPLELYCEKDEEPVCVDCVTLHNTHKLWSVRDGAPMCKNELNFKVQIFEKKVESYKKMTRKLSNTVEFIKYQAGQAEKQIKAEFERLHKVLVTEEALRLKALAAEEEQKIAAVKELIENTNKDIETLTKISDTLKREMGNEDLPFLRNFQKLKREAQWTQDDPCLPNDSLLNMGKHVGSLSFNIWKNMQAHVRYNPVVLNPNSASPWLSINADLSSVKESSERLTTPDNPERFDPCVFVVGAEGYTSGKHKWDVIVGDNPKWIVGVCKESVPRKKKFTVSTNRGVWSIGLSKGVYTVSTPERTEVQVQQRPERIRIKLNIDKGEVSFWDGGAAKHLVTLTHKFDERMYPIFGPGLHSTPMIVAPAKIAVHTS is encoded by the exons ATGGCTGACAGTATGGATGAAGAGATGCCGGAAGAGACTTTGCCCATGCAGCAGGACCTGACCTGTCCCGTGTGTCAGGGCGTGTTCCGGGACCCCGTGCTGCTGCCGTGTACCCACACCTTCTGTCGGGAGTGTCTGCAGAGGAGTTTTCAGTTTAACAGAAAGTGTCCCGTCTGCAGGGAAGTGTTCAAGGAAGAGGACCCAATCGCCAACCGCGCGCTCAGCAGCGCGTGCGAGACCTTCCTCAAAGAGTCGAGTTTGCGTACGAACCGGAAACGGCCCACCAATGAGAACAACTGTAGGCTGCACCTGAAGCCGCTGGAGCTGTACTGTGAGAAGGATGAGGAGCCCGTGTGTGTGGACTGTGTGACTCTACACAACACACATAAGCTGTGGTCAGTGAGAGACGGGGCACCCATGTGTAAG AATGAGCTGAACTTCAAAGTCCAGATTTTTGAAAAGAAAGTGGAGTCATACAAGAAAATGACCCGTAAACTGAGCAACACGGTGGAGTTCATCAAG TATCAAGCGGGGCAGGCAGAGAAGCAGATCAAGGCAGAGTTTGAGAGGCTCCACAAGGTGCTCGTCACAGAGGAAGCTCTGCGTCTCAAAGCCCTGgctgcagaggaggagcagaagatTGCTGCCGTAAAGGAGCTGattgaaaacacaaacaaggaCATTGAAACTCTGACCAAGATCAGTGATACTCTGAAGAGAGAGATGGGCAACGAGGATCTGCCCTTCCTGCGG aaTTTCCAGAAGTTAAAGAGAGA AGCCCAGTGGACTCAGGACGATCCTTGTCTCCCTAACGACTCTCTTTTGAACATGGGCAAGCATGTCGGTTCTCTGAGCTTCAACATCTGGAAGAACATGCAGGCCCATGTCAGATATA ATCCAGTGGTGTTGAACCCAAACTCAGCCTCTCCATGGCTTTCTATCAACGCAGACCTGTCCAGTGTGAAGGAGAGCTCCGAGCGCCTGACCACCCCAGACAACCCGGAGCGCTTTGATCCCTGCGTCTTTGTCGTCGGTGCTGAAGGTTACACCTCCGGGAAACACAAATGGGATGTTATTGTTGGTGACAACCCCAAGTGGATTGTGGGCGTGTGCAAGGAGTCAGTGCCCCGAAAGAAGAAGTTCACGGTCTCTACGAACCGTGGTGTGTGGTCCATAGGACTGAGCAAAGGGGTCTACACTGTCTCGACACCTGAGCGTACAGAGGTGCAGGTGCAGCAGCGCCCTGAAAGGATCCGTATTAAGCTGAATATAGATAAGGGAGAGGTATCATTTTGGGACGGGGGAGCAGCAAAGCACCTTGTCACTTTAACACACAAGTTTGATGAGAGGATGTATCCTATTTTCGGCCCTGGGCTCCATAGTACACCTATGATTGTGGCTCCAGCAAAAATAGCTGTACACACCTCATGA